In Streptomyces hawaiiensis, one genomic interval encodes:
- a CDS encoding SEC-C domain-containing protein — protein MRPDTPAENVDHTAEAARLERTAGLYPEDAEALLLRAAAHLELSGDRPTATTLYDRLLSSPDGLENPHLVRALKASNLWEYGHEAEARAIIEGVRVASPKDPAPWVIVAESLESHDELEAAHDTFTEAVHRLLTDVPEPPYATHPLLFGRHRVRRMLGKSHDEWDALADTVHSLPITLDELHDPKRVWSLGSENPAELEAEILRLRAELGAYRAALSRPFPVAVLHWPAGELTELLEAYPALTSEYPSHSDHLSSIEQSLRELATSGTPNLGIVTGTVPSYEAFAASELSSPGDATLLPQYATTLAARGRAVAWPPQQGTPCWCGSGETYGECHGSTA, from the coding sequence ATGCGCCCCGACACGCCTGCCGAAAACGTCGACCACACCGCCGAGGCGGCACGCCTGGAGCGGACCGCCGGCCTGTATCCCGAGGACGCCGAGGCCCTGCTGCTGCGGGCAGCGGCTCACCTGGAACTCTCCGGCGACCGCCCCACCGCGACCACGCTCTACGACCGCCTGCTGTCCTCCCCCGACGGCCTGGAGAACCCGCACCTGGTACGGGCGCTCAAGGCCTCCAACCTCTGGGAGTACGGCCACGAGGCCGAGGCCCGCGCGATCATCGAGGGCGTCCGGGTGGCGTCCCCCAAGGACCCGGCCCCCTGGGTGATCGTCGCGGAGTCCCTGGAATCCCACGACGAACTGGAAGCGGCCCACGACACGTTCACAGAGGCCGTGCACCGCCTCCTGACGGACGTCCCGGAGCCCCCCTACGCTACCCACCCCCTCCTCTTCGGCCGCCACCGCGTACGGCGCATGCTGGGCAAGTCCCACGACGAGTGGGACGCCCTGGCGGACACCGTCCACTCCCTCCCGATCACCCTGGACGAACTCCACGACCCCAAGCGCGTCTGGTCCCTGGGCTCGGAGAACCCCGCGGAACTGGAGGCGGAGATCCTCCGCCTCCGAGCAGAACTGGGCGCCTACCGGGCGGCCCTCTCCCGCCCGTTCCCGGTAGCGGTCCTGCACTGGCCGGCGGGCGAACTCACGGAACTCCTGGAGGCGTACCCGGCCCTCACGTCGGAGTATCCCTCCCACTCCGACCACCTCTCCTCGATAGAGCAGTCCCTCCGCGAACTCGCCACGTCCGGCACCCCGAACCTGGGCATCGTCACCGGAACGGTCCCGTCCTACGAGGCCTTCGCAGCCTCGGAACTCTCGTCCCCGGGCGACGCGACCCTCCTCCCCCAGTACGCCACGACCCTGGCGGCACGGGGGCGGGCGGTGGCTTGGCCGCCGCAGCAGGGCACTCCGTGCTGGTGCGGCTCGGGGGAGACTTATGGCGAGTGCCACGGCAGCACTGCGTGA
- a CDS encoding MrcB family domain-containing protein codes for MSIYLAAQLIVASYVLSVHLRDLLIRIAKTYNPKAGTASGVSAQDLLRDVERMSDLPLPHGFVASGYGGKGSASSTPWIGVFGTSINMQAQEGLYLAYIFDSTLASVTLTLQQGVTKLSDEYPKLGDRLRELKRRARHLRAGMEPELAAHWAHTPAFRSKLERPRAYEAASVAARRYEIACMPAEEVLAEDLHVASLLLRDAAAGHRVWLQQPSENEPIAYEGESHHHLSADDPLDGFRPNDSSDYYVHIKGGHRRRERRHEELIKDFGLHVVTCGYQPITQGMYPRDLVLRRPAVDQRRSWLVEGKAVKRGNATQAVREAVGQLYEYSYYWHEKRSEPKPHLVALFTEGIGHYAEYLEEHGIASIWRTEGGVWVGSPTAVSWDLAVGA; via the coding sequence ATGTCGATCTATTTAGCGGCACAACTGATCGTAGCGAGTTACGTTTTGAGTGTGCACTTACGTGACCTGCTCATACGCATAGCGAAGACCTACAACCCCAAGGCTGGTACGGCTAGCGGCGTGTCAGCCCAAGACCTCCTTCGGGACGTCGAGAGGATGTCCGATCTGCCGTTACCTCATGGCTTCGTCGCTTCGGGGTACGGAGGCAAGGGGTCTGCGAGCAGCACTCCGTGGATCGGCGTGTTCGGCACGTCGATCAATATGCAGGCCCAAGAGGGTCTGTACCTCGCCTACATCTTCGATTCGACTCTGGCCTCCGTGACCCTCACGTTGCAGCAGGGCGTAACGAAGCTGTCGGATGAGTACCCCAAGCTGGGCGACCGGCTGAGGGAGCTGAAGCGCCGAGCGCGGCACCTCAGGGCAGGTATGGAACCCGAGCTGGCGGCGCATTGGGCTCACACGCCGGCCTTCCGCTCCAAGCTTGAACGCCCCCGTGCGTACGAGGCGGCGAGCGTGGCAGCCCGGCGGTACGAGATTGCTTGCATGCCAGCGGAGGAAGTCCTCGCAGAAGATCTCCATGTGGCATCTCTGCTTCTGCGCGACGCTGCCGCAGGCCATCGTGTCTGGCTCCAGCAGCCTTCGGAGAACGAGCCCATCGCCTACGAGGGTGAGAGCCATCATCATCTCTCCGCCGATGACCCCCTCGACGGTTTCCGCCCGAACGACAGCAGCGACTACTACGTCCACATCAAGGGCGGCCATCGGCGCAGGGAACGGCGCCACGAAGAACTCATCAAGGACTTCGGCCTCCATGTCGTCACGTGCGGGTATCAACCGATCACGCAAGGCATGTATCCGAGGGACCTGGTTCTGCGTCGTCCCGCCGTGGATCAGCGGCGCTCCTGGCTGGTGGAGGGCAAGGCCGTGAAGAGGGGCAACGCGACCCAGGCCGTTCGTGAGGCAGTGGGGCAGCTTTATGAGTACAGCTACTACTGGCACGAGAAGCGAAGTGAGCCGAAGCCGCACCTTGTGGCCCTCTTCACGGAAGGCATAGGGCACTATGCCGAGTACCTAGAGGAGCATGGCATCGCGTCGATCTGGCGCACTGAGGGCGGGGTTTGGGTGGGCTCTCCCACAGCCGTGTCGTGGGATCTGGCCGTAGGAGCCTGA
- a CDS encoding DUF6412 domain-containing protein, producing MNRSWATLRPALALLFLLVEVALLDTGSLSATVALAATTAASAALALCALVASRCAPTVPRTRVRTAIRDRDRRTAFLPQSDPDARGRTRPRAPGHALRATIA from the coding sequence ATGAACCGGAGCTGGGCCACGCTGCGTCCCGCCCTCGCGCTGCTCTTCCTGCTCGTCGAGGTGGCGCTGCTCGACACCGGCAGCCTCTCCGCCACCGTCGCCCTCGCCGCGACCACCGCGGCCTCGGCCGCCCTCGCGCTCTGCGCCCTCGTCGCCTCGCGCTGCGCGCCCACCGTGCCGCGTACGCGGGTGCGTACGGCCATCCGCGACCGGGACCGGCGTACGGCCTTCCTGCCGCAGAGCGACCCCGACGCCAGGGGTCGGACCCGTCCCCGGGCACCCGGTCACGCCCTCCGGGCGACCATCGCGTAG
- a CDS encoding LLM class F420-dependent oxidoreductase, translating into MTTPLKETVGRYGIWSVGLRSEDPDRRGELAEAAAELEELGYGAVWLGGNSSAANAAPLIEATSKLTVGTSIQSIWQHEPDAAGTAFAGLESAHPGRFLLGLGVSHAKRVEQYARPYSALVGHLDGLDTAGVPAERRLLAALGPKSLRLARDRAAGSIPYLVTPEHTAHAREILGEAPLLAPELGVVPETDPARARALAREFLEIYLPLPNYTNNFLRHGFTEDDLKDGGSDRLVDALFAWGDDTAIRTKIDAFFEAGADHVALQVLNDDPRDALPRKAWRDLASVLA; encoded by the coding sequence ATGACCACCCCCCTGAAGGAGACCGTAGGCCGGTACGGCATCTGGAGCGTAGGCCTGCGCTCGGAGGACCCGGACCGGCGCGGCGAACTCGCCGAGGCCGCCGCCGAACTGGAGGAACTCGGCTACGGCGCCGTCTGGCTGGGCGGCAACAGCTCCGCCGCCAACGCCGCCCCGCTGATCGAGGCGACCTCGAAGCTCACGGTCGGTACCAGCATCCAGAGCATCTGGCAGCACGAGCCGGACGCCGCCGGCACGGCCTTCGCGGGGCTGGAGTCGGCCCACCCCGGGCGTTTCCTGCTGGGCCTCGGGGTGAGCCACGCCAAGCGGGTGGAGCAGTACGCCCGCCCCTACTCGGCCCTGGTCGGCCACCTCGACGGCCTGGACACCGCCGGAGTGCCGGCGGAGCGCCGCCTGCTGGCCGCCCTGGGCCCGAAGTCGCTCCGGCTGGCCCGCGACCGGGCGGCGGGCTCGATCCCGTACCTGGTCACCCCGGAGCACACGGCGCACGCCCGCGAGATCCTGGGCGAGGCCCCGCTGCTGGCCCCGGAGCTGGGTGTCGTCCCGGAGACGGACCCGGCACGCGCCCGCGCCCTGGCCCGCGAGTTCCTGGAGATCTACCTCCCCCTGCCGAACTACACCAACAACTTCCTGCGGCACGGCTTCACCGAGGACGACCTGAAGGACGGCGGCAGCGACCGCCTGGTCGACGCCCTGTTCGCCTGGGGCGACGACACAGCGATCCGCACCAAGATCGACGCCTTCTTCGAGGCGGGCGCGGACCACGTCGCCCTCCAGGTCCTGAACGACGACCCGCGAGACGCCCTCCCGAGGAAGGCCTGGCGCGACCTGGCCTCCGTACTGGCCTGA
- a CDS encoding Gfo/Idh/MocA family oxidoreductase, with protein MTGTPLGTAPGAAPGSPLRVGLVGYGLAGSVFHAPLIAATQGLALDTVVTSNPERQQQARAEFPDVRLAATPDELFDRAAELDLIVVASPNKTHVPLATTALKAGLPVVVDKPVAGTAAEARELAALAEERELLLSVFQNRRWDNDFLTLRKLLNEGELGDVWRFESRFERWRPKPKGGWRESGDPAEIGGLLYDLGSHVVDQALVLFGPAAAVYAETDIRRPGAETDDDTFIAITHTGGVRSHLHVSATTAQLGPRFRVLGSAAGYVKYGLDPQEAALRDGLRPGPGWGAEPESLWGRVGSGESPVTGGGRPEPTLPGDYPAYYAAVAKALLEGAPNPVTAREAAAALDVLEAARRSAREKVTVTL; from the coding sequence ATGACTGGCACACCCCTCGGCACAGCCCCCGGCGCAGCCCCGGGCTCGCCCCTCCGCGTCGGCCTCGTCGGCTACGGCCTCGCCGGCTCCGTCTTCCACGCCCCGCTGATCGCCGCCACGCAGGGCCTCGCCCTCGACACGGTGGTCACCTCGAACCCGGAACGGCAGCAGCAGGCCCGTGCCGAGTTCCCGGACGTCCGTCTCGCCGCCACACCGGACGAGCTGTTCGACCGGGCCGCCGAGCTGGACCTGATCGTCGTGGCGTCCCCGAACAAGACGCACGTGCCGCTCGCGACGACCGCGCTGAAGGCCGGCCTGCCGGTCGTCGTCGACAAGCCCGTCGCGGGCACGGCGGCCGAGGCCCGCGAGCTGGCAGCCCTGGCCGAGGAGCGCGAGCTGCTCCTCTCCGTCTTCCAGAACCGCCGCTGGGACAACGACTTCCTCACCCTGCGCAAGCTGCTGAACGAGGGCGAGTTGGGCGACGTCTGGCGGTTCGAGTCGCGCTTCGAGCGCTGGCGTCCGAAGCCGAAGGGCGGCTGGCGCGAGTCCGGCGACCCCGCAGAGATCGGAGGTCTGCTCTACGACCTCGGCAGCCATGTCGTGGACCAAGCCCTGGTCCTCTTCGGCCCGGCGGCCGCCGTCTACGCGGAGACGGACATCCGCCGCCCCGGCGCCGAGACCGACGACGACACGTTCATCGCGATCACGCACACCGGCGGCGTCCGCTCCCACCTCCACGTCTCCGCGACGACCGCCCAACTCGGCCCCCGCTTCCGCGTCCTGGGCTCCGCCGCCGGCTACGTCAAGTACGGCCTCGACCCCCAGGAGGCGGCGCTCCGGGACGGCCTGCGCCCCGGCCCCGGCTGGGGTGCGGAACCCGAGTCGCTGTGGGGCCGCGTGGGCTCCGGCGAGTCCCCGGTGACCGGCGGCGGCCGCCCCGAACCGACCCTCCCGGGCGACTACCCCGCTTACTATGCCGCCGTGGCGAAGGCCCTGCTCGAGGGTGCCCCGAACCCGGTGACCGCACGGGAGGCCGCCGCCGCCCTGGACGTACTGGAGGCCGCCCGTCGTTCGGCCCGCGAGAAGGTGACGGTGACGCTGTGA
- a CDS encoding LPXTG cell wall anchor domain-containing protein produces the protein MRLCTPAHLCLAAAAAAAVLLPGAHPAHADAPAPACAAPDDHTFPLTTRIHGGPDSYTPGGGFGTWYVDLTNTTDRTCTGIHPVVVLVDDKRALEPSQPRLEFFEGTRAHVVRFEKTGEDELVAAFTDEEDRFAGFTVGPGRTVTVKVRLMLTLDAVPNDVTVNAAVVQRHDDDGDWVGQSNDYRFGIDGGEAGTDTGTDADPDTGTEPRPDSEASVPPREDRFPFAEQLARTGTGTQVAAAAAVLLLAGGGALLVVRRRR, from the coding sequence ATGCGACTCTGCACGCCCGCTCACCTCTGCCTGGCGGCGGCAGCTGCGGCCGCCGTCCTGCTCCCCGGTGCTCATCCGGCGCACGCGGACGCCCCGGCGCCCGCCTGTGCCGCTCCCGACGACCACACCTTCCCGCTCACCACCCGCATCCACGGCGGGCCGGACTCCTACACGCCCGGGGGCGGGTTCGGGACCTGGTACGTCGACCTGACCAACACGACCGACCGGACCTGCACCGGGATCCACCCCGTCGTCGTGCTCGTCGACGACAAGCGGGCCCTGGAACCGTCCCAGCCGCGCCTGGAGTTCTTCGAGGGGACGCGGGCCCACGTCGTGCGGTTCGAGAAGACCGGCGAGGACGAACTCGTCGCGGCGTTCACCGACGAGGAGGACCGGTTCGCCGGGTTCACCGTCGGGCCCGGCAGGACCGTCACCGTGAAGGTGCGGCTCATGCTCACCTTGGACGCCGTGCCCAACGACGTCACGGTCAACGCCGCGGTGGTGCAGCGGCACGACGACGACGGCGACTGGGTCGGGCAGTCGAACGACTACCGGTTCGGGATCGACGGCGGCGAGGCGGGGACCGACACCGGCACCGACGCGGACCCCGACACGGGTACCGAACCCCGCCCCGACTCCGAGGCCTCCGTCCCGCCCCGCGAGGACCGGTTCCCCTTCGCGGAGCAACTGGCCCGGACGGGCACCGGCACACAGGTCGCGGCGGCAGCCGCGGTCCTGCTGCTCGCCGGAGGCGGGGCGCTGCTCGTCGTACGGCGCCGCCGCTGA
- a CDS encoding heme-degrading domain-containing protein, with protein sequence MTHKSNPSHSQGLTPKFHPELTPSLEELEKQERLLVFRQFTCDDAWALGSLLVELARERQAPVAIDIHRAGQQLFHAALPGSTPDNDAWIARKRRVVERYGSASYLVGARFRAKGSTFEESSRLDPDTYAAHGGSFPITVEGVGVIGAVTVSGLPQLQDHRLVVEALERFLDQ encoded by the coding sequence GTGACCCACAAGAGCAACCCCTCCCACAGCCAGGGGCTCACCCCGAAGTTCCACCCGGAGCTCACCCCGAGCCTGGAGGAGCTGGAGAAGCAGGAACGCCTGCTGGTGTTCCGCCAGTTCACATGCGACGACGCCTGGGCGCTCGGCTCGCTCCTCGTCGAGCTGGCCCGGGAGCGGCAGGCCCCGGTCGCCATCGACATCCACCGCGCCGGCCAGCAGCTCTTCCACGCGGCGCTGCCCGGCTCCACGCCGGACAACGACGCCTGGATCGCCCGCAAGCGCCGGGTGGTCGAGCGCTACGGCTCCGCCTCCTACCTGGTCGGCGCCCGCTTCCGCGCCAAGGGCAGCACGTTCGAGGAGTCCTCACGCCTCGACCCCGACACCTACGCGGCCCACGGCGGCTCCTTCCCGATCACCGTCGAAGGCGTGGGCGTGATCGGCGCGGTGACGGTCTCCGGACTGCCGCAACTCCAGGACCACCGGCTCGTGGTGGAGGCGCTGGAGCGGTTCCTGGACCAGTAG
- a CDS encoding beta-1,6-galactanase: MIRRRSLLAAAGGTFLGSALATGTARADATIAVNPSTTYGTWEGWGTSLAWWANVFGARDDFADLFFTTKSVTYNGRSLPGLGLNIARYNLGACSWNSVGGETMVKSPNIPAFKQIEGFWQDWNNEDPTSSAWKWTADANQRAMLVKATQRGAITELFANSPMWWMCANHNPSGASGGGNNLQTWNYRQHASHLAATALYAKNNWGVNFATVDPFNEPASTWWTATGTQEGCHMDPAVQAAVLPYMRSELDKRGLANLRIAASDETNYDTARSTWSSFNSTAKGLVSQVNVHGYQGSGGRRDLLYTDVVTTSRKKLWNSETGDSDGTGLTMASNLCLDFRWLHPTAWCYWQVMDPSSGWAMIAYDANTLQPTTVQTKHYVMAQFSRHIRPGMTILDTGVGYAVAAYDATARRLVIVAVNTATTAQTLTFDLSRFSTVTGGSGGLVPRWNTVTTGGGDLYTPRSDIRLNGKSVSVPFAAKSVQTLQIDGVTL, encoded by the coding sequence GTGATCCGACGCAGAAGTCTGCTGGCCGCAGCAGGCGGAACGTTCCTCGGCAGCGCCCTGGCGACGGGCACCGCGCGCGCGGACGCCACGATCGCCGTCAACCCGTCGACGACGTACGGCACCTGGGAGGGCTGGGGCACCTCCCTCGCCTGGTGGGCCAACGTCTTCGGCGCCCGGGACGACTTCGCCGACCTGTTCTTCACCACCAAGTCCGTGACGTACAACGGACGTTCCCTGCCCGGCCTGGGCCTCAACATCGCCCGCTACAACCTGGGCGCGTGCAGCTGGAACAGCGTCGGCGGCGAGACGATGGTGAAGTCGCCCAACATCCCCGCCTTCAAGCAGATCGAGGGCTTCTGGCAGGACTGGAACAACGAGGACCCCACCTCCTCGGCGTGGAAGTGGACGGCGGACGCAAACCAGCGCGCGATGCTGGTCAAGGCGACGCAGCGGGGTGCGATCACCGAACTGTTCGCCAACTCCCCGATGTGGTGGATGTGCGCCAACCACAACCCCTCGGGGGCGTCGGGCGGCGGCAACAACCTCCAGACCTGGAACTACCGCCAGCACGCGAGCCACTTGGCGGCGACGGCCCTGTACGCGAAGAACAACTGGGGCGTGAACTTCGCGACGGTCGACCCCTTCAACGAGCCGGCCTCCACCTGGTGGACCGCGACCGGCACCCAGGAGGGCTGCCACATGGACCCGGCCGTCCAGGCGGCCGTCCTCCCCTACATGCGCAGCGAGTTGGACAAGCGCGGACTCGCGAACCTCCGCATAGCGGCCTCGGACGAGACGAACTACGACACGGCCCGCTCCACCTGGTCGTCCTTCAACTCGACGGCCAAGGGCCTGGTCTCCCAGGTCAACGTGCACGGCTACCAGGGCTCGGGCGGCCGCCGCGACCTCCTCTACACGGACGTCGTGACCACCTCCCGCAAGAAGCTGTGGAACTCCGAGACGGGCGACAGCGACGGCACCGGCCTGACCATGGCCTCGAACCTCTGCCTCGACTTCCGCTGGCTGCACCCCACCGCCTGGTGCTACTGGCAGGTCATGGACCCGTCGTCGGGCTGGGCGATGATCGCGTACGACGCGAACACCCTGCAGCCGACCACCGTCCAGACCAAGCACTACGTGATGGCCCAGTTCAGCCGCCACATCCGCCCCGGCATGACGATCCTGGACACGGGCGTGGGCTACGCGGTGGCGGCGTACGACGCGACGGCCCGCCGCCTGGTGATCGTGGCGGTCAACACGGCGACAACGGCCCAGACCCTCACCTTCGACCTCTCCCGCTTCTCGACGGTGACGGGCGGCTCCGGGGGCCTGGTCCCCCGCTGGAACACGGTCACCACAGGCGGCGGCGACCTCTACACACCCCGCTCGGACATCCGCCTGAACGGCAAATCGGTAAGCGTCCCATTCGCCGCGAAGTCGGTCCAAACCCTCCAAATCGACGGCGTGACGCTGTAG
- a CDS encoding ROK family protein: MTGLGGASRQGSAGAGGVSPHGSAGFDGASREGAAGFGGASRHGPAGLDAASRQGLAGAGGVSPHGSAGLDGASREGSAGFGGASREGSAGFGGASREGAAGFGGASRHGSAGPGGGSRQGLAGLDEAQQGAAGLGAALLGVGVALPGPLDHARGVLHRVTGFPEWDGFPLREALAGRLGVPVVVDKDTNAAALGLAAGGEGGSFAYLHLGTGLGAGLVVGGSVHRGARTGAGEFGHQVIQLDGPPCTCGNRGCVEALCLGAVARGDLQEAARVLGAGAANLVGLLDIDVVLLGGRTVAAAPEAFTAGVGAVLEARARRTGQAAVPVRVAPGGDGAVAAGAAELVLGPVFGRGGG; the protein is encoded by the coding sequence GTGACCGGGCTGGGCGGGGCTTCCCGGCAGGGGTCGGCCGGGGCTGGCGGGGTTTCCCCGCACGGGTCTGCCGGGTTCGATGGGGCTTCCCGGGAGGGGGCGGCCGGGTTCGGCGGGGCTTCTCGGCACGGGCCGGCGGGGCTTGATGCAGCTTCCCGGCAGGGGCTGGCCGGGGCTGGCGGGGTTTCCCCGCATGGGTCGGCCGGGTTGGACGGGGCTTCCCGGGAGGGGTCGGCCGGGTTCGGCGGGGCTTCCCGGGAGGGGTCGGCCGGGTTCGGCGGGGCTTCCCGGGAGGGGGCGGCCGGGTTCGGCGGGGCTTCTCGGCACGGGTCGGCCGGGCCCGGTGGGGGCTCCCGGCAGGGACTGGCCGGGCTCGACGAAGCTCAGCAGGGGGCGGCCGGGCTCGGTGCGGCCCTGCTGGGGGTGGGCGTCGCGTTGCCCGGGCCGCTCGACCATGCCCGAGGCGTGTTGCACCGGGTGACCGGGTTCCCCGAGTGGGACGGATTTCCGCTGCGGGAGGCGCTGGCAGGGCGGCTCGGGGTGCCGGTCGTGGTCGACAAGGACACCAACGCGGCGGCGCTGGGCCTCGCCGCCGGGGGCGAGGGAGGCTCCTTCGCGTACCTGCACCTCGGCACGGGGCTCGGGGCCGGACTGGTCGTCGGCGGCAGCGTGCACCGGGGGGCCAGGACCGGGGCCGGCGAGTTCGGCCACCAGGTGATCCAGCTCGACGGCCCGCCCTGCACCTGCGGGAACCGGGGCTGTGTCGAGGCCCTGTGCCTCGGTGCGGTGGCGCGTGGCGATCTGCAGGAGGCGGCGCGGGTGCTGGGCGCCGGGGCGGCGAACCTGGTGGGACTGCTCGACATCGACGTCGTGCTGCTGGGCGGCCGCACGGTGGCGGCGGCACCGGAGGCCTTCACGGCCGGGGTCGGCGCGGTACTGGAGGCCCGGGCCCGGCGCACGGGCCAGGCCGCCGTACCGGTACGCGTCGCGCCCGGGGGAGACGGGGCCGTCGCGGCGGGGGCGGCTGAGCTGGTGCTGGGGCCGGTGTTCGGGCGTGGGGGCGGCTGA
- a CDS encoding YidC/Oxa1 family membrane protein insertase: MSVFAHLVEHLADLLQPLFGASAAAAAIVLFTALVRLLVHPLSRAAARGQKARTALQPKIAELRRKHGKNPEKLQKAVLELHAEEKVSPLAGCLPGMLQIPAFFLLYHLFSSDTIGGEANGLLGHRLFAAPLGQRWTDALQGGVLGGAGLVYAGLFVVVACVAAFSYRLSKRMMAANPAAQVGGGEQMPGLGAVTKVMPFMSFFTLVTVAVVPLAAALYVVTSTTWSAVERAVLYR, encoded by the coding sequence ATGTCCGTCTTCGCCCACCTGGTCGAGCACCTTGCCGACCTGCTCCAGCCGCTGTTCGGCGCCTCCGCCGCAGCCGCGGCGATCGTCCTGTTCACTGCGCTCGTACGACTCCTCGTCCACCCCCTGTCCCGGGCCGCCGCGCGCGGCCAGAAGGCCCGGACCGCGCTCCAGCCGAAGATCGCAGAGCTGCGGAGGAAGCACGGCAAGAACCCCGAGAAGCTCCAGAAGGCCGTGCTGGAGCTGCACGCCGAGGAGAAGGTGTCGCCGCTGGCCGGCTGCCTGCCCGGGATGCTCCAGATCCCCGCGTTCTTCCTGCTCTACCACCTGTTCTCCAGCGACACGATCGGCGGCGAGGCCAACGGGCTGCTCGGCCACCGGTTGTTCGCGGCGCCGCTCGGGCAGCGGTGGACGGACGCGCTCCAGGGCGGTGTCCTCGGCGGGGCGGGGCTCGTGTACGCCGGGCTGTTCGTGGTGGTGGCCTGCGTCGCGGCGTTCAGCTACCGGCTCAGCAAGCGCATGATGGCCGCGAACCCGGCCGCCCAGGTCGGTGGCGGGGAGCAGATGCCCGGGCTGGGGGCGGTGACGAAGGTGATGCCGTTCATGTCGTTCTTCACGCTCGTCACCGTGGCCGTCGTACCGCTGGCCGCCGCGCTGTACGTCGTGACCAGTACGACGTGGAGTGCCGTCGAGCGGGCCGTGCTGTACCGGTGA
- a CDS encoding fumarylacetoacetate hydrolase family protein, giving the protein MKLLRVGTAGTERPALLDADGTLRDLSGVVADIDGALLADEEALGRVRAAADAGELPVLDPTGLRIGPPLGRIGKIVCIGLNYHDHARETGAEPPAEPVVFMKAPDTVVGPHDTVLVPRRSLKTDWEVELAVVIGRTARYLGSVEEGLAHVAGYAVAHDVSEREFQIERGGTWDKGKNCETFNPLGPWLVTADEVRDPQRLSLKLWVNGELKQDGTTAEQIFSVGEVVRYLSHFMTLYPGDVINTGTPAGVALGAPEPKPFLRAGDVVELEIEGLGRQRQEFKDA; this is encoded by the coding sequence ATGAAGCTGCTACGAGTCGGTACGGCGGGGACGGAGCGGCCCGCGCTGCTCGACGCCGACGGGACCCTGCGGGACCTGTCGGGCGTCGTCGCGGACATCGACGGCGCGCTGCTCGCCGACGAGGAGGCCCTCGGCCGGGTCCGGGCCGCCGCGGACGCCGGTGAGCTGCCCGTACTGGACCCAACCGGGCTGCGGATCGGGCCGCCGCTGGGGCGTATCGGCAAGATCGTCTGCATCGGGCTGAACTACCACGACCACGCGCGCGAGACCGGCGCCGAGCCGCCCGCCGAGCCGGTCGTCTTCATGAAGGCGCCGGACACGGTGGTAGGGCCCCACGACACGGTCCTCGTGCCGCGGCGGTCCCTCAAGACCGACTGGGAGGTCGAGCTGGCCGTCGTCATCGGGCGTACGGCCAGGTATCTCGGCTCCGTGGAGGAGGGGCTCGCGCATGTCGCCGGGTACGCCGTGGCGCACGACGTGTCCGAGCGGGAGTTCCAGATCGAGCGGGGCGGGACCTGGGACAAGGGAAAGAACTGCGAGACGTTCAATCCGCTGGGGCCGTGGCTCGTGACGGCCGACGAGGTGCGCGATCCGCAGCGGCTCTCGCTGAAGCTCTGGGTCAACGGCGAGCTGAAACAGGACGGGACGACGGCCGAGCAGATCTTCTCGGTGGGGGAGGTCGTGCGGTATCTGAGTCATTTCATGACGCTGTACCCCGGCGATGTGATCAACACCGGGACGCCGGCGGGGGTGGCGCTGGGGGCGCCCGAGCCCAAGCCGTTCCTGCGGGCCGGGGATGTCGTGGAGCTGGAGATCGAGGGGCTCGGGCGGCAGCGGCAGGAGTTCAAGGATGCGTAG